One window from the genome of Streptomyces cadmiisoli encodes:
- the orn gene encoding oligoribonuclease — protein MNDRMVWIDCEMTGLSLSDDALIEVAALVTDSELNVLGEGVDIVIRPPDSALETMPEVVRQMHTASGLLDELPGGTTLADAEEQVLAYVREHVKEPGKAPLCGNSVGTDRGFLLRDMPTLEDYLHYRIVDVSSIKELARRWYPRAYFNSPEKNGNHRALADIRESIAELRYYREAVFVPQPGPDSDTARTIAAKHVLPAG, from the coding sequence ATGAACGATCGCATGGTGTGGATCGACTGCGAGATGACCGGCCTCTCGCTGTCCGACGACGCGCTCATCGAGGTGGCCGCCCTCGTCACCGACTCCGAACTCAACGTGCTCGGCGAAGGCGTCGACATCGTCATCCGTCCGCCGGACTCCGCGCTGGAGACGATGCCCGAAGTGGTGCGTCAGATGCACACCGCCTCCGGACTGCTCGACGAGCTGCCGGGCGGCACGACCCTCGCGGACGCCGAGGAGCAGGTCCTGGCGTACGTACGCGAACATGTCAAGGAGCCGGGCAAGGCCCCGCTGTGCGGCAACTCCGTCGGCACCGACCGCGGCTTCCTGCTGCGCGACATGCCGACCCTGGAGGACTACCTGCACTACCGGATCGTCGACGTGTCCAGCATCAAGGAGCTGGCCCGGCGCTGGTACCCGCGGGCGTACTTCAACAGCCCGGAGAAGAACGGCAACCATCGCGCGCTCGCCGACATCCGCGAGTCCATCGCGGAACTGCGCTACTACCGCGAGGCCGTCTTCGTCCCCCAGCCCGGCCCCGACTCGGACACGGCCCGGACGATCGCCGCCAAGCACGTCCTGCCCGCCGGGTGA
- a CDS encoding GlxA family transcriptional regulator: protein MSHDSTAAPDAAARKLSGRRRKEIVAVLLFSGGPIFESSIPLSVFGIDRQDAGVPRYRLLVCGGEDGPLRTTGGLELTAPHGLEAIARAGTVVVPAWRSITSPPPDDALDALRRAHEEGARIVGLCTGAFVLAAAGLLDGRPATTHWMYAPTLAKRYPSVHVDPRELFVDDGDVLTSAGTAAGIDLCLHIVRTDHGNEAAGALARRLVVPPRRSGGQERYLDRSLPEEIGADPLAEVVAWALEHLHEQFDVETLAARAYMSRRTFDRRFRSLTGSAPLQWLITQRVLQAQRLLETSDYSVDEVAGRCGFRSPVALRGHFRRQLGSSPAAYRAAYRARRPQSDRSSDADGPTSPPASMTGPPHQSGPPSPLHPESPVPLQSRRAAAGALGSPASLAPDHVREAYARAGLPGQRGGM from the coding sequence ATGAGCCACGACTCCACTGCCGCGCCGGACGCCGCGGCCCGGAAACTCTCCGGGCGACGCCGCAAGGAGATCGTCGCGGTGCTGCTGTTCAGCGGCGGCCCCATCTTCGAGAGTTCCATACCGCTGTCGGTGTTCGGGATCGACCGCCAGGACGCCGGCGTGCCGCGCTACCGCCTGCTGGTGTGCGGCGGCGAGGACGGCCCGCTGCGGACCACAGGGGGCCTGGAACTCACCGCGCCGCATGGCCTGGAGGCCATCGCCAGGGCGGGCACGGTCGTCGTGCCGGCCTGGCGTTCGATCACTTCACCACCGCCGGACGACGCGCTCGACGCGCTGCGCCGGGCCCATGAGGAAGGCGCTCGCATCGTCGGGCTGTGCACCGGCGCGTTCGTACTGGCCGCGGCCGGCCTGCTGGACGGCCGCCCGGCGACGACGCACTGGATGTACGCGCCGACCCTGGCCAAGCGCTATCCGTCCGTCCATGTCGACCCGCGCGAGCTGTTCGTGGACGACGGTGACGTGCTGACCTCCGCGGGCACGGCCGCCGGGATCGACCTGTGTCTGCACATCGTGCGGACGGACCACGGCAACGAAGCGGCGGGGGCGCTGGCCCGCCGGCTGGTGGTCCCGCCGCGCCGCAGCGGCGGTCAGGAGCGCTATCTCGATCGGTCTTTACCCGAGGAGATCGGCGCCGACCCGCTCGCCGAGGTCGTCGCCTGGGCGCTGGAACACCTCCACGAGCAGTTCGACGTGGAGACCCTGGCCGCGCGCGCGTACATGAGCCGGCGCACCTTCGACCGCCGGTTCCGCTCACTCACGGGCAGCGCGCCGTTGCAGTGGCTGATCACCCAGCGTGTCCTTCAGGCCCAGCGCCTGCTGGAGACGTCGGACTACTCGGTCGACGAGGTGGCCGGCCGCTGCGGCTTCCGCTCGCCGGTCGCCCTGCGTGGCCATTTCCGCAGGCAGCTGGGCTCGTCCCCGGCCGCCTACCGGGCCGCGTACCGCGCCCGCAGGCCTCAGTCGGACCGCTCGTCGGACGCCGACGGGCCGACGAGCCCGCCCGCGTCGATGACCGGACCGCCGCACCAGTCGGGACCACCGTCTCCCCTCCACCCGGAGTCCCCGGTCCCGCTGCAGAGCCGCCGTGCCGCGGCCGGCGCGCTCGGCTCCCCGGCGTCCCTGGCGCCGGACCACGTCAGGGAGGCCTACGCACGGGCCGGCCTGCCGGGACAGCGCGGCGGGATGTGA